From the Mobula birostris isolate sMobBir1 chromosome 22, sMobBir1.hap1, whole genome shotgun sequence genome, the window AGAGCCAATAGAGGAGAGGGTCCAGGCAACAGTTGACATTGGCCAGCACGAAAAAGATATAATAAAGATTTTCTAACTTGAGGAGCCACTGGCACTTCTCAGGATAGAACTGCTTAACTATAACGGCAGCTGATCGTGACAACTGTACTGGGAAACAGCAGCCGACAAAAGTGACGAGAGAGACAGCAATGATCCCCATCGACTTCACCTTCACAGCTTTTCCCTTAGGGAGGTTGGCACCCATTTTAACAATGTAAGATCCAAGCAAACTGTAGCAAATGACAGAAACTCCAAATGGGATCATTAGTCCAGGAAATAAATTAACCATGCTCCATACAAAGAACAGAGATGTCATTTCGTTTTGATGTATGCTTAAGCATTGGGTAACGTTATGCACTTTGGATGTTCTAAGGATGAAAAAGAATGGCAAGCCCTTAATGAGGAGGAAAATCCATATAGCCAGACAAACTGATTTAACAAACTTCTGATTCTTAAAAACACTATTCTTGGTCAAGTGTACAACAGTGTGATATCGATGCACACTCACCAGAGTGAGGAAGTAGGTACTGCCGTACATATGTACAGATA encodes:
- the LOC140186429 gene encoding lysophosphatidic acid receptor 6; this encodes MTFNTTINNSSCKPQHMNVFIPAFLSMIFVLGFVLSALSLYTFWFRFKQWNTGMIIQFNLALSDIIIAPTAPLLVISFSLSNWWPFGQFLCQLEACLLSVHMYGSTYFLTLVSVHRYHTVVHLTKNSVFKNQKFVKSVCLAIWIFLLIKGLPFFFILRTSKVHNVTQCLSIHQNEMTSLFFVWSMVNLFPGLMIPFGVSVICYSLLGSYIVKMGANLPKGKAVKVKSMGIIAVSLVTFVGCCFPVQLSRSAAVIVKQFYPEKCQWLLKLENLYYIFFVLANVNCCLDPLLYWLSSRKFQAAFKGTLQSFRCQCKKQGPVLSSDTEV